One segment of Rhodopirellula baltica SH 1 DNA contains the following:
- a CDS encoding NAD-dependent epimerase/dehydratase family protein gives MLAKLAAEHNLDWEISGIDNLARPGSDINRRDLMSRGINVVHGDLRNSSDLDCIGDIDWVIDAAAKPSVLAGVDGQTSSRQLVEHNLIGTLNVLELCKRSQAGLVLLSSSRVYSIHPLAKLSIEIRDGAYVPKLPFPKGMTEAGISESFSTTPPVSLYGSTKRASEQIALEYAATFGFPCLVNRCGILAGAGQFGRPDQGIIAFWIHSHQARRSLHYTGFDALGHQVRDCLHPRDLLALITRQMQSELHGMPLITNVSGGVESAVSLQQLTAWCDRRFGIHPVSSQHTNRPFDLPWVVLDNKLAKETWGWRPETEKEEIFAEIADYAEQNPDWLDISS, from the coding sequence ATGCTCGCCAAACTGGCCGCGGAACATAACCTGGATTGGGAAATCTCAGGGATCGACAACCTCGCTCGTCCAGGAAGCGACATCAATCGTCGCGATTTGATGTCGCGTGGTATCAACGTGGTGCACGGCGATTTACGAAACTCGTCCGACCTCGATTGCATTGGGGACATCGACTGGGTGATCGATGCGGCGGCCAAGCCCTCCGTCTTAGCTGGTGTTGATGGCCAAACAAGCAGTCGACAGCTTGTCGAGCACAATCTGATTGGCACACTCAACGTGCTGGAGCTTTGCAAACGCTCGCAGGCCGGTCTTGTTTTGCTAAGCAGCAGTCGTGTTTATTCGATCCATCCACTAGCGAAACTTTCGATCGAAATTCGAGACGGTGCGTACGTTCCCAAGCTACCGTTCCCCAAAGGTATGACCGAGGCTGGTATCAGCGAAAGCTTCTCGACCACTCCACCCGTATCACTTTATGGATCGACCAAGCGTGCCTCCGAACAGATCGCACTCGAATACGCGGCGACTTTTGGATTTCCTTGTTTGGTCAATCGCTGCGGCATTTTGGCGGGAGCTGGACAATTTGGACGGCCGGACCAAGGAATCATCGCGTTCTGGATCCACAGCCATCAGGCCCGTCGTTCGTTGCACTACACTGGTTTCGACGCGCTCGGGCATCAGGTTCGTGATTGCCTCCACCCACGCGACTTGCTGGCACTCATTACTCGTCAAATGCAATCGGAACTTCATGGGATGCCCTTGATTACTAACGTTTCCGGTGGGGTCGAATCAGCAGTCTCTTTGCAGCAACTCACCGCTTGGTGCGACAGGCGTTTTGGCATTCACCCCGTCTCATCTCAGCATACCAATCGGCCTTTCGACCTCCCTTGGGTGGTACTAGACAATAAGCTGGCGAAAGAGACTTGGGGATGGCGTCCGGAAACAGAGAAAGAGGAAATTTTCGCGGAGATCGCGGACTATGCGGAGCAAAACCCTGACTGGCTTGACATCTCATCATGA
- a CDS encoding FlgO family outer membrane protein — MVPQTIRSLAFSRYLFVVIFGTFACSSVSAQVSSPPLFKVLLKDNSNPIIGTLLDQDPNNVTIRDIYTKTDVNFERSNVKEVVTPFAFDDAVESIGLAEMLSWKVAQIASQRKQPGRIAKVSSQVIYVTLGTNSGIRKDAKLDVFRNEGEIKDPVSGEVIAVERPKIAEIQVVETHEKYCKAKLVGNLEPDLQVGDEVEPNLDLRIAVCPIRDQNGNTADETLVMAEDLTTRLVNRRVPVVDRESLGSVLDELLAQNSILFDPKTAQKLGELSGATHVVAGKIVANGRTRGIVYVRLIDVQTGRIVVATSTSISLPRTMADTEPGLASRRPSPAQMPRNGKTLGESRALPSFLTTRSRYQKGEAGGIRIQGYDEFTYRNQGVIFTKDIGCVSRDFTFETVLQFGPEDMVANIGIGYGVADRSYNGLKDSVYLRLHSPYMRIEPGLVELNRFKLGEENVGELATAGPHLVRITKQGNTVTFQVDSGNDGPTDDDFETTIADIEEFAPFLHSKNSPLFFAGAGEYIRVSLSK, encoded by the coding sequence ATGGTTCCTCAAACCATCCGCTCGCTTGCGTTCAGCCGATATCTGTTCGTTGTTATCTTCGGAACCTTTGCCTGCTCATCGGTCTCAGCACAGGTTTCATCGCCACCGTTGTTCAAAGTCCTTCTAAAGGACAACTCCAATCCCATTATCGGAACGCTCCTCGACCAAGACCCAAACAACGTGACGATCCGAGACATTTACACCAAGACGGATGTCAATTTCGAGCGGAGCAATGTCAAAGAGGTGGTCACACCATTTGCCTTTGATGATGCGGTGGAATCAATCGGGCTGGCAGAAATGCTGAGCTGGAAGGTCGCACAAATTGCGTCGCAAAGGAAACAACCAGGCCGGATCGCCAAGGTGTCGTCGCAGGTCATCTATGTCACGCTTGGTACCAACAGCGGCATTCGCAAAGACGCCAAGCTAGACGTCTTCCGCAATGAAGGCGAAATCAAAGATCCCGTGAGCGGCGAGGTGATTGCAGTCGAACGTCCTAAGATCGCAGAGATCCAGGTCGTCGAGACTCACGAAAAGTACTGCAAAGCGAAACTAGTCGGAAACCTAGAACCCGATCTGCAAGTCGGCGACGAGGTCGAACCCAATCTCGATCTGCGAATCGCGGTTTGCCCCATTCGTGACCAGAACGGAAACACGGCTGATGAGACACTTGTCATGGCCGAAGATCTCACGACCAGGCTGGTCAACCGAAGAGTCCCTGTCGTCGATCGCGAATCACTGGGATCAGTCTTGGATGAATTGCTCGCACAAAACTCCATTCTTTTCGATCCGAAAACCGCTCAAAAGCTTGGCGAATTGTCAGGAGCAACTCATGTTGTGGCGGGCAAAATCGTCGCCAATGGCCGCACGCGGGGCATCGTTTACGTCCGATTGATCGATGTACAAACCGGACGAATCGTCGTTGCAACTTCCACCTCAATCAGCCTGCCTCGTACGATGGCAGACACGGAACCCGGTCTTGCGTCGAGACGTCCGAGTCCAGCTCAGATGCCCCGAAACGGCAAGACCTTGGGTGAGTCACGGGCACTGCCATCATTTCTCACAACCCGATCTCGCTACCAAAAAGGCGAAGCGGGCGGCATTCGCATTCAGGGATACGATGAATTCACATATCGAAACCAGGGTGTCATCTTCACCAAAGACATCGGTTGTGTATCTCGAGATTTCACTTTCGAAACGGTTCTTCAATTCGGCCCCGAGGACATGGTGGCAAACATTGGGATTGGATACGGAGTCGCCGACCGCAGTTACAACGGATTGAAAGACTCTGTTTATTTGCGGCTGCATTCACCGTACATGCGAATTGAACCGGGCTTGGTCGAACTGAATCGCTTCAAGCTAGGAGAGGAGAACGTTGGAGAATTGGCCACCGCGGGTCCGCACCTGGTACGAATCACGAAACAAGGCAACACGGTCACATTCCAAGTGGACTCAGGCAACGACGGTCCAACCGACGATGACTTCGAGACCACCATCGCCGACATTGAAGAATTTGCACCATTCCTTCATTCGAAAAACTCCCCTCTGTTCTTTGCAGGTGCTGGAGAATACATCCGCGTTTCGCTTTCAAAGTGA
- a CDS encoding alkaline phosphatase D family protein, with amino-acid sequence MSRPTHADQVTSTAWNRRRFLAFTGALPAYVLSTQHAWADGKISFSSNPFSLGVASGDPDHRGMVLWTRLAPSPLLPDGGMPAQTVEVTWEVATDDSMRNVVASGTQLATPQLGHSIHVELNQLESDRWYWYRFRCGDAESTIGRTRTMPLPHQLPDQVRFAVTSCQNYEQGLFTAYEQMAADNVDMVFHLGDYIYEYEAGRNGKVRTHHGSEIMSLGDYRVRHAQYRSDPLLQNMHAQCPWWLTWDDHEFDNNCACDISEESGVDSLSFLSRRANAYQAYYEMMPLRLRQIPRGSDMRLYRSAQFGRLAEFSILDTRQYRTDQPNGDRKSPLNEAALDPTQSMLGTKQRGWLSRNLIRSTATWNVLAQQVMMGMVNRSGDPDNHQFSMDQWPGYSHERMELLNYIRDRQVSNPVVLTGDIHSNWANELRVDDRQTEQGLVATEFVATSLSSGGNGPDKPKNLDAVLAENACVKWHNTERGYIRCDVTPNSWKSDYMVVDDVLKPGGKTFTRNSFVVESGSPKLNQA; translated from the coding sequence ATGTCACGACCAACTCACGCTGACCAAGTCACTTCCACCGCCTGGAATCGTCGACGGTTCCTAGCATTTACCGGCGCGCTGCCCGCCTACGTGCTGTCGACTCAACACGCCTGGGCCGACGGCAAGATTTCTTTTTCAAGCAATCCATTCAGCCTAGGCGTCGCTTCTGGAGATCCCGATCACCGCGGGATGGTCCTATGGACTCGCTTGGCACCTTCACCGTTGCTTCCCGATGGTGGTATGCCTGCCCAAACCGTTGAAGTGACTTGGGAAGTCGCAACGGATGACTCGATGCGAAACGTCGTCGCATCCGGCACTCAACTGGCCACCCCTCAACTTGGTCACTCCATCCATGTCGAACTGAACCAACTCGAGTCCGACCGTTGGTATTGGTATCGATTCCGATGCGGCGACGCTGAAAGCACTATCGGTCGCACCCGCACCATGCCACTGCCGCATCAACTGCCCGACCAAGTTCGCTTTGCCGTGACCTCGTGCCAAAACTACGAACAGGGTCTCTTCACCGCCTACGAGCAAATGGCGGCTGACAACGTCGACATGGTCTTTCACTTAGGCGACTACATCTACGAATACGAAGCCGGTCGCAATGGGAAGGTCCGAACTCATCATGGATCTGAAATCATGTCACTGGGTGACTATCGCGTCCGCCACGCTCAGTATCGATCCGATCCGTTGCTGCAAAACATGCACGCTCAGTGTCCATGGTGGCTGACATGGGATGATCATGAGTTTGACAACAACTGCGCTTGCGACATCTCAGAAGAGTCAGGCGTCGACTCACTTTCATTCCTTTCGCGACGAGCCAACGCCTACCAAGCCTATTACGAAATGATGCCGCTTCGATTGCGTCAGATTCCCCGCGGCAGCGACATGCGTCTGTATCGCTCGGCTCAATTTGGACGACTGGCCGAGTTCTCGATCTTGGATACTCGCCAGTATCGAACCGACCAACCCAACGGCGATCGCAAAAGCCCACTGAACGAAGCTGCCTTGGATCCAACTCAGTCGATGTTGGGAACGAAGCAGCGCGGATGGTTGTCTCGCAACCTGATCCGATCAACCGCCACTTGGAATGTGCTGGCACAGCAAGTCATGATGGGAATGGTCAACCGTTCCGGCGACCCCGACAACCATCAGTTCTCGATGGATCAATGGCCCGGCTATTCCCACGAACGGATGGAACTGTTGAACTACATTCGAGATCGACAAGTCAGCAATCCCGTTGTCTTGACCGGCGACATTCATTCCAACTGGGCCAACGAACTTCGCGTTGACGACCGACAAACCGAACAAGGTCTCGTTGCCACTGAGTTTGTTGCCACTTCGCTATCCAGTGGAGGAAACGGTCCAGACAAACCCAAGAATCTCGACGCGGTGCTGGCAGAAAACGCTTGCGTCAAATGGCACAACACCGAACGCGGCTACATCCGCTGCGACGTCACACCGAATAGCTGGAAGTCCGATTACATGGTTGTGGATGACGTGCTGAAACCAGGCGGCAAAACATTCACTCGCAATTCCTTCGTTGTCGAATCAGGCTCACCCAAACTGAACCAAGCCTGA
- a CDS encoding alkaline phosphatase PhoX, whose product MVCIVTDRNRRQFLSDNFSALGSFGVTAALAGLGQRVVRGEQPDAASTLRPTSDDTTGLPLLRLPEGFRYRTFGWTGDIMADGTPTPAAHDGMGVISSQGDVLTLCRNHEISDDGRAIAIKSGRAYDNRAQGGCTELRFDSAKGEWLDSRVVFSGSSRNCAGGVTPWGTWLTAEETVLGPLDADHYKADKVRTFEKTHGWVFEVGHTDADGNPVPLKDMGRFVHEAVAIDRNSGIVYLTEDRSTSGFYRFLPNTPGKLADGGRLEMAEVVGQSDLRGGFQNGAQFDVRWHLIDDPTLAHSPESLKNVSKEGAVGDELGVFQQGQKKGGSTFSRLEGCWFGNGVVYFDATSGGAAEAGQIWQFDPKQQTLTLLFESPSKPTLNMPDNLCVSPQGGLVLCEDNDYGANEYPQRAFTLSQDGRLKLLAENNVQLHGEKNGFQGDFRTKEWAGATFSPDGKWLFVNLQSPGITCAITGPWKDAFA is encoded by the coding sequence GTGGTCTGCATCGTGACCGATCGCAATCGTCGACAATTTCTAAGCGACAATTTTTCAGCCTTGGGGTCTTTCGGTGTGACCGCTGCTTTGGCGGGATTGGGGCAACGCGTGGTTCGAGGCGAGCAGCCCGATGCGGCATCGACCTTACGACCGACATCGGATGACACGACCGGATTGCCGCTGTTGCGACTGCCGGAAGGTTTCCGGTACCGCACGTTTGGTTGGACCGGTGACATCATGGCCGATGGAACTCCAACCCCGGCCGCTCATGACGGGATGGGGGTGATCTCCAGTCAGGGCGATGTGTTGACGCTTTGCCGCAATCACGAAATCAGTGACGACGGTCGAGCGATCGCAATCAAATCGGGACGTGCCTATGACAATCGAGCTCAAGGCGGTTGCACCGAGTTGCGGTTTGACAGTGCCAAAGGTGAATGGCTCGATAGCCGTGTGGTGTTCTCCGGATCCAGTCGCAACTGTGCCGGTGGCGTCACACCGTGGGGAACGTGGTTGACCGCAGAAGAGACCGTGCTCGGGCCTCTCGATGCAGACCATTACAAAGCGGACAAGGTTCGTACATTCGAAAAGACTCACGGTTGGGTATTCGAAGTTGGCCACACCGATGCCGATGGCAACCCGGTTCCTTTGAAAGACATGGGACGCTTTGTTCACGAAGCCGTCGCGATCGATCGAAACAGCGGCATCGTGTATCTCACCGAGGATCGTTCCACATCGGGCTTCTATCGTTTCTTGCCCAACACGCCCGGCAAATTGGCGGATGGCGGACGTCTGGAAATGGCGGAAGTCGTCGGGCAGTCTGACCTGCGGGGTGGCTTTCAAAACGGAGCCCAGTTCGATGTGCGTTGGCACTTGATCGATGATCCAACATTGGCCCACAGTCCCGAGTCGCTGAAGAACGTTTCGAAAGAAGGCGCAGTCGGTGACGAGTTGGGTGTCTTTCAACAGGGACAGAAGAAAGGTGGGTCGACCTTTTCGCGGCTCGAAGGATGTTGGTTCGGCAATGGCGTGGTGTACTTCGACGCGACCAGTGGTGGTGCGGCGGAGGCGGGGCAGATCTGGCAGTTCGATCCAAAGCAGCAAACGTTGACGTTGTTGTTCGAATCGCCCAGCAAGCCGACTTTGAACATGCCCGACAACTTGTGTGTCAGTCCTCAAGGTGGTTTGGTGCTGTGCGAAGACAATGACTATGGAGCCAACGAGTACCCGCAGCGTGCCTTCACGCTATCGCAAGATGGGCGATTGAAGTTGTTGGCTGAAAACAATGTCCAGCTCCATGGAGAAAAGAACGGCTTCCAAGGTGACTTCCGAACCAAAGAGTGGGCCGGAGCGACGTTCAGCCCTGACGGAAAATGGTTGTTCGTCAATTTGCAAAGCCCCGGCATCACTTGTGCCATCACAGGACCCTGGAAAGACGCTTTCGCCTAA
- a CDS encoding sialidase family protein, with product MSQRFISPRCVATLLTSIFLTCLLASIAKADERTSVLLHRQGEHDCHTFRIPGIARSNARTLLAVYDMRYDSRRDLQGHMDIGLSRSTDGGKTWAAPRPIMDMGTHGALPENQNGCSDPNILVDTQTGEIIVTAVWTHGKPGTHQWRGNGSEPGLDIATSTQFLAVRSNDDGQTWSSPENWTKQLKDPKWYLFAPAPGNGITMTDGTLVIPTQGRDQTGLPFSNVIYSRDHGKTWTVSNPARSDTTECAVAELTDGSLMLNMRDNRNRKDKSDTNGRAISVTSDLGQNWTIHPSDHGALPEPVCMASLISNSLTDGRRALIFSNPHHKTRRANMTVRASLDDGLTWPSNRQVVLDNDGGAYSSLVMVDDTTLGILYESSRAELEFQTIALDELGL from the coding sequence ATGTCCCAGCGTTTTATCTCCCCACGTTGCGTCGCAACGCTCCTGACTTCGATCTTTTTGACTTGTTTGCTCGCATCCATTGCCAAGGCGGACGAACGAACATCGGTGCTCCTTCACCGCCAAGGCGAACACGATTGCCATACATTTCGCATTCCCGGGATCGCTCGCTCCAACGCGAGAACTCTGCTGGCGGTTTACGACATGAGATATGACAGTCGTCGCGATCTTCAAGGTCACATGGACATCGGACTCTCGCGATCTACAGATGGCGGAAAGACTTGGGCCGCCCCGCGTCCGATCATGGACATGGGCACCCACGGAGCATTGCCCGAAAACCAAAACGGATGCTCCGATCCCAACATTTTGGTCGACACACAAACTGGTGAAATCATCGTCACCGCCGTCTGGACTCACGGCAAACCAGGCACGCATCAATGGCGAGGCAATGGATCTGAACCTGGACTGGACATTGCCACCTCCACCCAATTCCTCGCCGTCCGTTCCAACGACGACGGTCAAACTTGGTCGTCACCCGAGAACTGGACGAAGCAACTCAAGGATCCCAAGTGGTACCTGTTCGCTCCCGCGCCAGGCAACGGAATCACAATGACCGATGGCACGTTGGTGATCCCCACGCAGGGCCGCGACCAAACTGGGCTTCCCTTTTCCAACGTCATCTACTCCCGCGATCACGGAAAGACTTGGACCGTTTCCAATCCGGCACGCTCCGACACGACCGAGTGTGCCGTTGCCGAGTTGACCGACGGTTCTCTGATGTTGAACATGAGAGACAACCGAAATCGCAAGGACAAATCCGACACCAATGGACGAGCCATCAGCGTGACGAGCGACTTGGGCCAAAACTGGACGATTCACCCAAGTGATCATGGCGCACTACCTGAACCCGTTTGCATGGCCAGTCTGATCTCAAACTCATTGACCGATGGCCGCCGTGCTCTGATCTTCAGCAACCCACATCACAAAACCCGACGTGCCAACATGACCGTGCGAGCCAGCCTGGATGACGGTTTGACATGGCCGTCCAATCGACAGGTCGTCTTGGACAACGACGGCGGCGCCTACAGCTCGCTCGTGATGGTCGACGACACGACCCTCGGAATCCTCTACGAGTCTTCCCGGGCCGAATTGGAGTTCCAAACCATCGCACTGGATGAACTGGGGCTTTGA
- a CDS encoding PVC-type heme-binding CxxCH protein, whose protein sequence is MKLLAKNNLRLPANQMRLSTSKLTRVGLACATLLLAGGLSRSHADDKSADETVAPEVITTVTDNEIQQTKRVRPEYLQPVEVDGDAPATSLPLKPTQGETIAFLGNGLASRMELFNAFETALYQQFPEKDLTFRNMGFPGHTPAYRPEAGKKDPWAFPGAEKFRPEIQGHYGEGHYPKPDEWLTIVKANTIVAFFGFNESFDGMDGVENFKNELRAFVDHTLSRSYERDASKPPRLVLATPIAMEQHPEFNLPNADDRNAILKAYADAVGAVADEKHVGFVDLYTPTLEWFQSSKEALTINGVHLSEEGYRKLAPVIMQQLFGADSGVAPRDSLLHAAVQDKAWFWRNDFRMLNGVHAYGRRWAPYGNFNYPEEIEKIRQMTVLRDRNIWAIAQGKSSTLEVDDSITRPLSSVETNFRMSEKNGNPDYLKAEEEALKTFTLPEGYEVSMFASEQDFPNLGNPAQMRFDNKGRLWVSTLPSYPHYKPGDSKPNDMILIYEDTDGDGRADKETVFADGLHMPIGFELAPEGVYLSQEPFLVLLKDTDGDDHADKMEVLLDGFDPHDTHHAISAFDVDHGAGIYMCEGRFLHSQVETPWGPERMTDGGIWRFDPKSWKVERVMQSDVNNPWGVAHDEYGQTFVNDASGGAQYWMLGYSIKVPHSKEIPKVSKFNYEHHARPTSGSEFLYSRHFPDEVQGDYMYANTIGFLGIKQYKTVEDGVEIKGKFRQDLIQSSDGNFRPCDLEVAPDGSLYFIDWHNTLIGHMQHSARDPMRNSEYGRIYRITYADRDLVEPPTVAGADIEQLFENMKLPELNARKRSHLELRGRDKQAVVAAAMKFASENADNERLVLEALWATWGHQEPSTELLNQCLQAEDHRVRSAAVRVVRHCLHLLDHPETYLLTAAADTHPRVRLEALSAGSWLGGQSGAKVLLTVASHKTDRWIRNALNSAMPLLKEDVEKEIQAKEFDPDNLLVEYKQLLAGKLEGAAKPKDYRTKSDKFKNKAFAQTYNLGQQVFFEEGSCYACHRENGEGIARIYPPLAGSEWVTGDSERLIKLTLHGIWGKIRVRGKVFEPTQGVPPMTAIGNMFSDAEIAAALTYARNSWGNDASEIKPDEVKRVRAATEDRQRFYSPEELIEMHPFPEDSRPEMIEDEPANNQLETELLAESLSDLVRDAHEKGDAIRGATYFYGSKTACATCHDVNEGYQLGPHLTKTREDITHEHLIESILKPSEKILEGYQTVNVITVDGAILSGFLVEETDDKITLSIAADQGKPRTIAIDDVEDVLESQNSTMPPGLVNMLKDRQEFLDLAKFIFDVNQGGAKTLNQLKKKAKIKN, encoded by the coding sequence ATGAAACTGTTAGCCAAAAACAATTTGCGACTGCCAGCAAATCAAATGCGACTCTCAACGTCGAAACTGACTCGCGTTGGCCTCGCTTGTGCCACTCTACTGCTCGCCGGAGGACTTTCGCGATCGCACGCGGATGACAAGTCCGCCGACGAAACCGTTGCCCCCGAAGTCATCACGACCGTCACCGACAACGAAATTCAGCAAACCAAACGAGTTCGTCCGGAATACTTGCAACCCGTCGAAGTGGATGGCGATGCTCCCGCCACCTCGCTGCCGCTGAAACCGACCCAAGGCGAAACGATCGCTTTCCTCGGCAATGGCCTGGCTTCGCGAATGGAACTGTTCAATGCCTTTGAAACGGCACTCTACCAGCAGTTTCCTGAGAAGGATTTGACGTTCCGCAACATGGGATTTCCGGGCCACACCCCGGCCTATCGTCCAGAAGCTGGCAAGAAAGATCCTTGGGCATTTCCCGGTGCCGAAAAGTTTCGTCCCGAAATCCAAGGCCACTACGGCGAAGGCCATTATCCGAAACCAGACGAATGGTTGACGATCGTCAAAGCCAACACGATTGTCGCCTTCTTCGGGTTCAACGAATCCTTCGACGGCATGGACGGAGTCGAAAATTTCAAGAACGAACTGCGAGCCTTCGTCGATCACACCCTCTCGCGTTCCTACGAACGTGACGCATCCAAACCACCTCGCCTCGTCTTGGCAACTCCGATCGCGATGGAGCAGCATCCCGAGTTCAATCTTCCGAATGCGGATGATCGAAACGCGATTTTGAAGGCGTACGCGGACGCCGTCGGTGCGGTCGCCGATGAAAAGCATGTTGGCTTCGTTGATCTCTACACACCGACCTTGGAATGGTTCCAAAGTTCCAAAGAAGCTTTGACGATCAACGGCGTGCACCTGTCCGAAGAGGGCTATCGCAAGCTTGCTCCTGTCATCATGCAACAACTGTTCGGTGCCGACTCCGGTGTCGCCCCGAGGGATTCGTTGTTGCACGCGGCGGTCCAAGACAAAGCGTGGTTCTGGCGCAATGACTTCCGCATGCTCAACGGCGTGCACGCTTACGGTCGGCGTTGGGCTCCCTACGGAAACTTCAACTATCCAGAAGAAATCGAGAAGATCCGTCAGATGACGGTCTTGCGTGACCGGAACATTTGGGCAATCGCACAAGGTAAATCGTCCACCCTCGAAGTCGACGATTCGATCACTCGGCCTTTGTCGTCGGTCGAAACGAACTTTCGCATGAGCGAGAAGAACGGCAATCCGGACTATCTCAAAGCCGAGGAAGAAGCTCTCAAGACGTTCACGTTGCCGGAAGGCTACGAAGTCTCCATGTTCGCTTCCGAGCAAGACTTCCCGAACCTGGGCAACCCAGCCCAAATGAGATTTGACAACAAAGGTCGTCTGTGGGTCTCGACCCTGCCGAGTTACCCACACTACAAACCGGGTGACTCCAAACCCAACGACATGATCCTGATCTACGAAGACACCGACGGCGACGGACGCGCGGACAAAGAAACCGTCTTTGCCGATGGATTGCACATGCCGATCGGTTTCGAATTGGCCCCCGAAGGAGTCTACCTCTCGCAAGAACCTTTCTTGGTGCTGCTCAAGGACACCGACGGCGACGATCATGCTGACAAGATGGAAGTCTTGCTCGACGGTTTCGATCCCCACGACACCCACCACGCCATCTCAGCATTTGATGTCGACCATGGTGCTGGCATCTACATGTGCGAAGGCCGTTTCCTTCACTCGCAAGTCGAAACCCCGTGGGGCCCCGAACGCATGACCGATGGTGGCATTTGGCGTTTCGATCCAAAGTCATGGAAGGTGGAACGCGTCATGCAATCTGACGTCAACAACCCATGGGGTGTCGCTCATGACGAATATGGCCAAACGTTCGTCAACGATGCCTCCGGTGGTGCCCAGTACTGGATGCTGGGTTACTCGATCAAGGTCCCGCATTCGAAAGAAATCCCAAAGGTTTCGAAGTTCAACTACGAACACCATGCTCGCCCCACTTCGGGATCGGAGTTCCTCTACAGCCGTCACTTCCCCGATGAAGTCCAAGGCGACTACATGTACGCCAACACGATTGGCTTCTTGGGAATTAAACAGTACAAGACCGTTGAAGATGGAGTTGAGATCAAAGGCAAATTCCGCCAAGACTTGATCCAGTCCTCCGACGGAAACTTCCGCCCCTGTGACTTAGAAGTCGCCCCCGATGGAAGTTTGTACTTCATCGATTGGCACAACACGCTGATCGGTCACATGCAACACAGTGCTCGTGACCCGATGCGGAATTCAGAATACGGTCGCATCTATCGCATCACCTACGCGGACCGCGACTTGGTCGAACCACCGACCGTTGCCGGGGCTGATATCGAGCAACTGTTCGAGAACATGAAGCTGCCCGAACTCAACGCTCGCAAACGTTCGCACCTCGAATTGCGTGGTCGTGACAAACAAGCCGTGGTTGCTGCTGCGATGAAATTCGCCAGTGAAAACGCAGACAACGAACGCTTGGTTTTGGAAGCTCTTTGGGCAACCTGGGGTCATCAAGAACCGTCCACCGAATTGCTCAACCAATGCTTGCAAGCCGAAGATCACCGGGTCCGCTCCGCAGCGGTTCGAGTCGTCCGGCATTGCCTGCACTTGCTCGACCATCCCGAGACGTACTTGTTGACCGCTGCTGCGGACACACACCCACGCGTTCGCTTGGAAGCTCTCTCAGCCGGTTCATGGCTGGGCGGCCAATCCGGTGCGAAAGTGTTGCTAACCGTTGCCTCCCACAAGACCGACCGCTGGATTCGCAACGCACTCAACAGTGCCATGCCGCTGCTCAAAGAAGACGTTGAGAAAGAGATTCAGGCCAAAGAGTTTGATCCAGACAACTTGTTGGTGGAGTACAAGCAATTGCTCGCCGGCAAATTGGAAGGTGCGGCCAAACCGAAGGACTACCGAACCAAGTCCGACAAGTTCAAGAACAAAGCATTTGCTCAGACCTACAACCTGGGCCAGCAAGTCTTTTTCGAAGAAGGCTCCTGCTACGCTTGCCACCGTGAAAACGGTGAAGGCATCGCACGGATCTATCCACCGTTGGCCGGCAGTGAATGGGTCACCGGTGACTCAGAGCGGCTGATCAAGCTGACCCTTCACGGCATCTGGGGAAAAATTCGCGTTCGTGGCAAAGTCTTTGAACCGACTCAAGGTGTGCCGCCAATGACCGCCATTGGCAACATGTTCTCCGATGCGGAAATCGCTGCAGCGCTGACCTATGCTCGCAACAGCTGGGGCAATGACGCCAGCGAAATCAAACCGGACGAAGTCAAACGCGTTCGCGCCGCGACGGAAGACCGCCAACGTTTCTACAGCCCCGAGGAACTGATCGAAATGCATCCGTTCCCCGAGGACAGCCGCCCGGAGATGATCGAAGACGAACCGGCAAACAACCAGCTCGAAACCGAACTGCTTGCGGAATCACTCAGCGACTTGGTTCGAGACGCTCATGAAAAGGGTGATGCCATTCGTGGTGCCACGTACTTCTACGGTTCCAAGACCGCATGTGCGACTTGCCACGACGTCAACGAAGGCTATCAACTTGGCCCCCACCTCACCAAAACACGTGAGGACATAACGCATGAGCACTTGATCGAATCGATCCTGAAACCATCCGAGAAGATCTTGGAAGGTTACCAGACGGTGAACGTGATCACAGTCGACGGCGCCATCCTTTCCGGCTTCCTCGTGGAAGAAACCGATGACAAGATCACACTCAGCATCGCGGCTGATCAAGGCAAACCCCGCACCATCGCAATTGACGATGTCGAAGACGTGCTCGAGTCGCAAAACTCGACCATGCCACCCGGCCTCGTCAACATGCTGAAGGATCGACAAGAGTTCTTGGATCTCGCCAAGTTCATCTTCGACGTCAACCAAGGCGGTGCGAAGACGCTGAATCAGCTGAAGAAGAAAGCGAAGATCAAGAACTGA